The following proteins are encoded in a genomic region of Vanessa cardui chromosome W, ilVanCard2.1, whole genome shotgun sequence:
- the LOC124542464 gene encoding piggyBac transposable element-derived protein 4-like, whose product MAKNSQTPLECFDLFVTQQMLEEIVLFTNMHIRIYKEKFSRERDTKETDLTEIKALVGLLLMAGMKKMHHLNIHEMWIDDGTAPDIFRATMSKTRFFFLLRNVRFDAVETRAERAQHDNMAAMRIFFETFVSNCQTHYQIGENGTIDEMLESFRGRCKFRVYMANKPAKYGIKIFALVDSKSFYTSNLEVYTGKQPEGPFNVDNRPSALVKRLSTNILNTGRNITMDNYFTSIPLADDLVANHRTTIVGTVRRNKKEIPPCFLNIKDRDKPSTMFGFGEKKVLISYVPNKKNKKVVLLLSTLHNDNKIDETTGAAQKPEIITYYNGTKGGVDVVDQMKEEYSA is encoded by the exons ATGGCTAAAAATTCTCAAACTCCATTGgaatgttttgatttatttgttactCAACAAATGCTGGAAGAAATCGTGCTATTCACAAATATGcacatacgtatatataagGAGAAGTTTTCTAGGGAAAGAGATACAAAAGAAACTGACTTGACTGAGATAAAAGCTTTAGTCGGGCTTTTACTTATGGCGGGGATGAAAAAAATGCATCACCTAAATATTCATGAAATGTGGATTGATGATGGGACTGCGCCTGACATATTCAGAGCAACCATGTCAAAGACAAGATTCTTTTTTCTGCTAAGAAATGTTCGTTTTGATGCTGTGGAAACTAGGGCAGAACGTGCTCAACATGATAATATGGCAGCAATGAGGATTTTTTTTGAAACTTTTGTCTCCAATTGTCAGACACATTACCAGATTGGAGAAAATGGCACAATTGATGAGATGTTAGAGTCATTTAGAGGACGTTGCAAGTTCCGTGTGTACATGGCCAACAAACCCGCAAAATAcggcataaaaatatttgctctCGTGGATTCAAAATCCTTTTATACCAGCAACTTGGAAGTATATACCGGTAAACAACCAGAGGGACCATTCAACGTTGATAACAGACCAAGCGCTTTGGTGAAAAGATTAtccacaaatattttaaatactggcCGCAATATAACAATGGATAATTACTTTACGTCAATTCCACTTGCTGACGATTTGGTTGCTAACCACCGAACAACTATAGTAGGCACTGTGCgaagaaacaaaaaagaaatcccACCCTGCTTTCTAAACATCAAAGATAGAGACAAGCCAAGTACAATGTTCGGATTTGGTGAGAAGAAGGTACTAATATCCTATGTGCctaataaaaagaacaaaaaagttGTTCTACTTCTGTCAACATTACACAATGACAATAAGATCGATGAAACTACCGGTGCTGCTCAAAAACCAGAAATCATAACTTATTATAACGGGACTAAAGGAGGAGTCGATGTCGTTGATCAAATGAAAGAAGAATATTCC gcataa